One window from the genome of Schistocerca piceifrons isolate TAMUIC-IGC-003096 chromosome 1, iqSchPice1.1, whole genome shotgun sequence encodes:
- the LOC124777027 gene encoding uncharacterized protein LOC124777027 — protein MSKGLSSEEIMEILYNYDVSDDENEWDIDNELNEYMEPLHKDHIIASDEADDEIPVDTTHSREQVEEEEEDTRAQRIEETKYKLQAVRVVFDKFQSNLCKNFYPYEYVTTDERLAMSRGKCPFRVYMKSKPGKYGIKIWICAEVKTSYLLRTQIYTGMVDNTREVNQEQRVILDLMEPFLNNGHGVTTDNFLTSFPLAAELLKRNTTLVGTLRSNKKDIPK, from the exons atgtccaaaggactttctagcgaagagatcatggaaattctatacaattatgatgtcagtgacgatgaaaatgaatgggacattgataatgaactgaatgaatatatgGAACCTCTTCACAAAGACCACATcatagcatcagatgaagctgatgatgaaataccagtagacactacacattcacgtgaacaagtagaagaagaagaaga AGACACAAGAGCACAGAGAATTGAAGAAACTAAGTACAAACTACAAGCCGTCAGGGTAGTGTTCGACAAATTTCAATCTAACTTGTGCAAGAACTTCTATCCTTATGAATACGTGACTACTGATGAACGATTAGCAATGTCCCGAGGAAAGTGCCCTTTTAGGGTTTATATGAAGAGTAAGCCTGGCAAGTATGGAATTAAAATTTGGATTTGTGCTGAAgtgaagacatcttacttattacGGACCCAAATTTACACAGGAATGGTGGACAATACTCGGGAAGTGAATCAAGAACAGAGAGTTAttttggatctgatggaaccatttctgaataacggtcatggtgtaacaactgataattttttgACCAGTTTTCCATTGGCTGCTGAACTACTAAAACGAAACACGACACTGGTTGGTACCTTGCGTTCCAATAAGAAAGATATTCCGAAGTAA